A single window of Micrococcaceae bacterium Sec5.1 DNA harbors:
- a CDS encoding ABC transporter permease — translation MRFILRRLGFYLIAFWASITLNFLLPRFMPGDPVSRMFARSQDRMQPEQIEALRKLLGVDDRPIWEQYIDYMHNIFTGQMGVSISRFPTPVTEVISSQIGWTLLLGGTALVIAAVVGNLLGILAAWRRGGAIDSALPPVLVFIGSFPYFWLAMGALYLFGVVLGWFPIRHAFTDGLEPGFTSEFIGDVGAHLVLPALTIVLVSIGGWMLGMRNTMIATNSEDYITMAEAKGLRPGRIMLRYAARNAMLPSVTSFGMGLGFVVGGALLTEVVFAYPGVGYQLLNAVQGLDYPLMQGLFLTITAAVLLANFLVDILYVRLDPRVRSN, via the coding sequence GTGCGCTTTATCCTGCGCCGCCTGGGTTTCTACCTGATCGCCTTCTGGGCATCCATCACCCTGAATTTCCTGCTCCCGCGCTTCATGCCCGGCGACCCCGTCTCCCGCATGTTTGCCCGCTCCCAGGACAGAATGCAGCCCGAACAGATCGAGGCACTGCGCAAGCTTCTTGGCGTGGACGATCGGCCCATTTGGGAGCAATACATCGACTACATGCACAACATTTTCACGGGCCAGATGGGCGTCTCCATCTCCCGTTTCCCAACACCGGTCACAGAGGTCATCTCCTCCCAGATCGGTTGGACCCTCCTGCTGGGCGGAACCGCGCTGGTGATTGCCGCCGTCGTGGGTAACCTGCTGGGCATCCTGGCCGCTTGGCGGCGGGGCGGCGCGATCGACTCGGCACTGCCGCCGGTGCTCGTGTTCATCGGCTCGTTCCCGTACTTCTGGCTCGCGATGGGTGCGCTGTACCTGTTTGGCGTGGTGCTGGGTTGGTTCCCGATCCGCCACGCGTTCACGGATGGTTTGGAACCCGGGTTTACCTCCGAGTTCATCGGCGACGTCGGTGCGCACCTCGTGCTGCCGGCGCTAACGATCGTACTGGTTTCCATTGGTGGCTGGATGTTGGGCATGCGCAACACCATGATCGCCACGAACTCGGAGGACTACATCACCATGGCCGAGGCCAAGGGGCTGCGTCCGGGCCGCATCATGCTCCGGTACGCAGCCCGGAATGCGATGCTGCCGTCCGTCACGAGCTTCGGCATGGGACTGGGTTTCGTGGTCGGTGGTGCGCTGCTCACCGAAGTGGTGTTCGCGTATCCCGGCGTGGGCTACCAACTCCTCAACGCCGTCCAAGGCCTGGACTACCCCCTCATGCAGGGCCTGTTCCTGACCATCACCGCAGCCGTGCTGCTGGCGAATTTCCTGGTGGACATCCTCTACGTCCGCCTCGACCCGCGCGTGCGCAGCAACTAG
- a CDS encoding ABC transporter ATP-binding protein, which yields MTVSQVSFGSHEPVLDVKNLTVKYVGDTRSTTAVDRVSFSIGTGEVFGLAGESGCGKSTIANSIMRLLKDPAKIAGGSISFGGKDVLAMSPEELRRFRWQDVAMVFQSAMNSLNPVLTIGEQIVDIFTTHAGYSRKESLRRAGELLELVRIDPARLKSYPHQLSGGMRQRAVIAMAVALKPSLLILDEPTTALDVVVQQEIMAQIKELQRELGFSVLFITHDMSLMVELSHRMAVMYGGRIVETAKAQDVYANPRHPYTQALMGAFPPLTGPRVPLTGLPDGVKFRNIPDLTEVAPGHLVAPFDTDALTVPGASTVAGGSTVDPAILEGVAR from the coding sequence GTGACTGTCTCCCAAGTCTCCTTCGGCTCCCACGAGCCCGTCCTGGACGTCAAGAACCTCACCGTAAAGTACGTGGGCGATACCCGCTCAACCACCGCCGTCGACCGCGTTTCCTTCAGCATCGGCACCGGTGAGGTGTTCGGGCTGGCTGGCGAATCGGGCTGTGGGAAGTCGACCATCGCCAACTCGATCATGCGGCTCCTGAAGGACCCAGCCAAGATCGCCGGGGGCAGCATCTCCTTTGGTGGCAAGGACGTCCTGGCCATGAGCCCGGAGGAACTGCGGCGCTTCCGGTGGCAGGACGTGGCCATGGTGTTCCAGTCGGCCATGAATTCGCTCAACCCGGTGCTGACCATCGGCGAGCAGATCGTGGACATCTTCACCACACACGCCGGCTACTCGCGCAAGGAATCACTCCGCCGGGCGGGCGAGTTGCTGGAACTCGTGAGAATCGACCCCGCGCGCCTCAAGTCCTACCCGCACCAGCTCTCCGGTGGCATGCGGCAGCGCGCAGTGATTGCCATGGCCGTCGCCCTCAAGCCGTCGTTGCTGATCCTGGACGAGCCAACTACTGCACTGGACGTTGTGGTGCAGCAGGAAATCATGGCCCAAATCAAGGAACTCCAGCGCGAACTCGGGTTCTCCGTCCTCTTCATTACGCACGACATGTCCCTCATGGTGGAGCTCTCGCACCGCATGGCCGTCATGTACGGCGGCCGGATTGTGGAAACCGCGAAGGCGCAAGACGTTTACGCGAACCCGAGGCACCCTTACACGCAGGCCCTCATGGGTGCGTTCCCGCCACTCACCGGTCCTCGCGTTCCGCTCACAGGACTGCCCGACGGCGTGAAGTTCCGGAACATCCCGGACCTCACCGAGGTGGCGCCCGGCCATCTGGTGGCACCTTTTGATACGGATGCCTTGACGGTGCCCGGCGCTTCAACGGTTGCCGGTGGTTCCACGGTCGATCCCGCAATCCTGGAAGGAGTCGCACGATGA
- a CDS encoding ABC transporter substrate-binding protein: MTQPRFLRSARITAAGLAVGAMLLTGCAATVNKTAGTDAAANASAFLTIPREDMGTFVQNFNPFAPTVNPMVQQSIYESLLIFNPAKGDTVPWLATEWKAADDGKSITFTLRDGVKWSDGQPFVADDVAYTFELQKKIKGGYEYLDSVTAEGTNKVTFNFNKPWSPALYDVGQLSILPKHIWSALADPEKDANAKPVGTGPYTEVDSFQAQSFVLKKNPNYWQPEKQKIAGIKMLAFAGNDGANLAAANGDVDWAPQYIPNIEKTFVSKDKEHRQYWFPATGAMINWQLNTAKAPFNDVDVRKALSMAVDRDQVTKIGMSGYAKPADCTGLSGNYEKWKNSEVKDNCTWTKLDVQKANELLDKAGYAKGADGKRKLKDGSPFEFKISVGASSSDWLSVANVISQNLAEVGVTAKVDSPDWAAVVAGYETGDFDSGIVWSANDPSPYKYFNTSMGTATVKPVGTKTFDNYHRFGDTKADALLADFAAEADESKQKDIANKLQEEYNDVAPLVPLFSGPEWGAFNDTRFTGWPTEGNPYATLSVRSPTTVLVLTTLEPRK, encoded by the coding sequence ATGACACAACCCCGATTCCTGAGGTCTGCCCGCATCACGGCGGCCGGACTGGCGGTGGGCGCGATGCTGCTGACCGGCTGTGCCGCCACCGTCAACAAGACCGCCGGCACGGACGCCGCAGCGAACGCGAGCGCGTTCCTCACCATTCCTCGTGAGGACATGGGCACGTTCGTGCAGAACTTCAACCCGTTCGCACCCACCGTCAACCCGATGGTCCAGCAGTCCATTTACGAGTCCTTGCTGATCTTCAACCCGGCAAAGGGAGACACGGTGCCGTGGCTCGCAACTGAGTGGAAGGCCGCCGACGACGGCAAATCGATCACCTTCACGTTGCGTGACGGCGTGAAGTGGTCCGACGGCCAGCCCTTCGTCGCTGACGACGTGGCTTACACGTTCGAGCTTCAGAAGAAGATCAAGGGTGGCTATGAGTACCTGGATAGCGTGACTGCCGAGGGAACCAACAAGGTCACCTTCAACTTCAACAAGCCGTGGTCGCCGGCCCTTTACGACGTCGGTCAGCTCAGCATCCTGCCCAAGCACATCTGGTCCGCTCTGGCCGACCCGGAGAAGGATGCCAATGCCAAGCCCGTGGGCACCGGCCCCTACACGGAAGTGGACAGCTTCCAGGCCCAGTCCTTCGTGCTGAAGAAGAACCCCAACTACTGGCAGCCGGAAAAGCAGAAGATCGCCGGCATCAAGATGCTCGCTTTTGCAGGGAACGACGGCGCCAACCTCGCCGCTGCGAACGGGGACGTCGACTGGGCCCCGCAGTACATCCCGAACATCGAAAAGACGTTCGTTTCCAAGGACAAGGAACACCGTCAGTACTGGTTCCCGGCAACGGGCGCCATGATCAACTGGCAGCTCAACACCGCCAAGGCTCCCTTCAACGATGTTGATGTGCGCAAGGCACTGAGCATGGCCGTTGACCGCGACCAGGTCACCAAGATCGGCATGAGCGGCTACGCCAAGCCTGCCGACTGCACCGGCCTTTCCGGGAACTACGAGAAGTGGAAGAACTCCGAGGTCAAGGACAACTGCACCTGGACCAAGCTGGATGTGCAGAAGGCCAACGAGCTGCTGGACAAGGCCGGCTACGCCAAGGGTGCCGACGGCAAGCGCAAGCTGAAGGACGGCTCACCGTTCGAGTTCAAGATCTCCGTGGGCGCCTCGTCTTCCGACTGGCTTTCAGTAGCCAACGTGATTTCGCAGAACCTCGCCGAGGTTGGCGTCACGGCCAAGGTTGACTCCCCGGACTGGGCTGCCGTGGTTGCGGGTTACGAGACGGGCGATTTCGATTCCGGCATCGTCTGGAGCGCCAACGACCCCAGCCCGTACAAGTACTTCAACACCTCCATGGGCACGGCAACCGTGAAGCCGGTGGGAACCAAGACGTTCGATAACTACCACCGCTTCGGTGACACCAAGGCTGATGCCCTGCTCGCCGACTTTGCAGCTGAGGCCGACGAGTCCAAGCAGAAGGACATCGCCAACAAGCTCCAGGAAGAGTACAACGACGTCGCACCGCTGGTGCCGCTGTTCTCCGGACCGGAATGGGGTGCCTTCAACGACACCCGCTTCACGGGCTGGCCCACCGAGGGCAACCCGTACGCAACCCTCTCGGTACGGTCACCCACAACGGTGCTGGTGCTGACCACGCTGGAACCGCGTAAGTAA
- a CDS encoding helix-turn-helix domain-containing protein, producing the protein MALIAPRVTAGLPADDARNLARSLQDSDDITVFVDGTVHRLPDQARDAVVDLLARLSRGETITVSSVEEMLTTSQAAELAGISHTYLRNMTDRGEIPVEYRGTHRRIRQAAIMAWLETQKRKQAEISAGNDAPSD; encoded by the coding sequence ATGGCATTGATTGCTCCCCGCGTTACAGCCGGGCTCCCCGCCGACGACGCCCGGAATCTGGCACGCTCCCTCCAGGACAGCGACGACATCACCGTGTTCGTCGATGGCACGGTCCACCGCCTGCCCGATCAGGCGAGGGACGCCGTCGTCGATCTTCTTGCACGGCTGAGCCGGGGCGAAACCATCACGGTCAGCAGCGTGGAGGAAATGCTCACGACGTCTCAGGCGGCGGAACTCGCGGGCATCTCACATACATACCTGCGCAATATGACCGACCGCGGAGAGATCCCCGTGGAATACCGCGGCACGCACCGGCGAATCCGCCAGGCTGCGATCATGGCGTGGCTGGAAACGCAGAAGCGGAAGCAGGCTGAGATCTCCGCGGGAAATGACGCTCCGAGCGACTAA
- a CDS encoding DDE-type integrase/transposase/recombinase encodes MAQRQAVTKKKALAYKGADRSGKSRILNELVELTGWHRDYARAALREALVLKVVRPRPGRTPVYGPDLVPPLIKCWAVLRAPAGRLLAPMLPVLVPLLRRDKELEITDGQADLLMRMSAATIDRKLAGERSKMVLRGRSHTKPGTLLKSQIPIRTWAEWDDAVPGFVEIDLVGHEGGNSFGEFCCTLTVTDIATGWTVNRSVRNKAAKWVFEALEHVTAVFPFPIIGIDSDNGSEFINEHLLAYCHAHQITFTRSRPGNKNDGAHVEQKNWARVRELVGYLRYDTTAELEKLNEIWELDRVFTNYLLPQQKLLSKQRHGAKVTKKHDAPATPHQRAIRHERMHKRPVIQMNAAFKRIKPGALSRQILALTGQLETLALVKKPAPLKPVNRAWNG; translated from the coding sequence ATGGCCCAGCGGCAAGCTGTGACGAAGAAGAAAGCCCTCGCCTATAAGGGTGCTGATCGGTCAGGGAAGTCCCGGATCCTGAACGAACTGGTCGAGCTGACCGGTTGGCACCGCGACTACGCCCGGGCAGCGCTGCGGGAGGCTCTGGTCCTGAAAGTTGTCAGGCCCAGGCCGGGCAGGACCCCGGTCTACGGCCCCGATCTGGTGCCGCCGCTGATCAAATGCTGGGCGGTGCTGCGCGCCCCTGCCGGCAGGCTGTTGGCCCCGATGCTGCCTGTCTTGGTGCCGCTGCTGCGCCGGGACAAAGAGCTTGAGATCACCGACGGGCAGGCGGATTTGCTGATGCGAATGAGCGCGGCAACCATCGACCGCAAACTCGCCGGCGAACGGTCGAAGATGGTCCTGCGGGGCCGATCCCACACGAAGCCGGGCACTCTCCTGAAATCCCAGATCCCGATCCGTACGTGGGCCGAGTGGGACGACGCCGTCCCGGGATTTGTGGAGATCGATCTGGTCGGCCACGAGGGAGGCAACAGCTTCGGGGAGTTCTGCTGCACCCTGACGGTGACGGACATCGCCACGGGCTGGACCGTGAACCGGTCGGTGCGGAACAAGGCCGCCAAATGGGTCTTCGAGGCCCTTGAACACGTCACTGCGGTCTTTCCGTTCCCCATCATCGGCATCGATTCGGACAACGGTTCCGAGTTCATCAACGAGCATCTGCTGGCCTACTGCCACGCGCACCAAATCACGTTCACCAGATCCAGGCCAGGCAACAAGAACGACGGAGCCCACGTGGAGCAGAAGAACTGGGCCAGGGTCCGGGAACTGGTCGGCTACCTGCGCTACGACACCACCGCGGAGTTGGAGAAACTCAACGAGATCTGGGAGCTGGACCGTGTCTTCACCAACTACCTGCTGCCCCAGCAGAAGCTACTCTCCAAGCAGCGGCACGGCGCGAAAGTCACCAAGAAACACGACGCGCCAGCCACACCCCACCAACGCGCGATCCGGCATGAACGGATGCACAAACGCCCTGTCATCCAGATGAACGCCGCCTTCAAACGCATCAAGCCCGGAGCCCTCTCACGTCAGATTCTGGCGCTCACCGGACAGCTGGAAACACTGGCCCTGGTCAAGAAACCAGCACCCCTCAAACCCGTAAACCGAGCCTGGAACGGCTAG
- a CDS encoding alpha/beta hydrolase: protein MTTLLSADVEACGLTGRILWTDGTAPPRPGSHANPEPAESGDPREPAYILIHGIGVSHRYLARLHAVLAASVPTYSLDLPGFAGTPKPGRQLSVEDYGAFIAEALKVCGIDSYILVGHSMGVQFAIEAALHEPECAQQLVLMGPVVDSRHKNVARQSLALFLDGLLRESPSSNWIVVTDYLQCGPRWYLTELPVMMKYPTEKQLAKVRTPVLVLRGSRDHVAGPDWALRLSRAIPQGRLVEIPGVGHVAQHMRPKAVADAIRSFVAATSRQS, encoded by the coding sequence CTGACGACGCTACTATCTGCCGACGTCGAGGCCTGCGGGCTGACCGGCAGGATTCTGTGGACGGATGGAACGGCACCGCCGCGGCCGGGCAGCCATGCCAACCCCGAGCCTGCCGAATCCGGGGACCCGAGGGAGCCCGCTTACATTCTCATCCACGGTATCGGCGTTTCGCACCGCTACCTGGCCAGGCTTCATGCCGTCCTCGCCGCCAGCGTCCCCACCTATTCACTGGATCTTCCAGGCTTTGCCGGGACGCCTAAACCGGGCCGGCAACTGTCCGTTGAGGACTATGGCGCATTCATTGCTGAGGCACTCAAGGTGTGCGGCATCGATTCGTACATTCTGGTGGGTCACTCGATGGGCGTGCAGTTCGCTATCGAAGCGGCCCTCCACGAGCCCGAATGCGCCCAGCAACTGGTGCTCATGGGCCCTGTGGTGGACTCCCGGCACAAGAACGTCGCCCGGCAGTCGCTTGCCCTGTTCCTGGACGGCCTTCTCCGGGAAAGCCCGTCGTCCAACTGGATTGTGGTCACGGACTACCTGCAATGTGGGCCGCGCTGGTACCTCACGGAGCTGCCCGTGATGATGAAGTACCCGACGGAGAAGCAGCTGGCCAAAGTCCGAACTCCCGTGCTGGTGCTCCGAGGGAGCCGCGATCACGTCGCCGGGCCGGACTGGGCTCTTCGCCTCTCGCGGGCAATTCCTCAAGGGCGGCTGGTGGAGATCCCGGGCGTGGGCCATGTTGCACAGCACATGCGCCCCAAGGCCGTGGCGGACGCTATCAGGAGCTTTGTCGCGGCGACATCCCGGCAGAGTTAG
- a CDS encoding ABC transporter ATP-binding protein produces MSHSAVSTTSLSPAIEGSARHAGASQTPALEVRGLGKSFPIGGLFSRQSVRALHGVDLTIGRGEIVALVGESGSGKSTLARCVARLEKPSSGAILVDGVDVLKRDRFQASRAFRSQLQMVFQDPFGSLNPAHRIEHFLRRSLAIHGKGGSESETQRRLEELMTTVGLQADMLNSYPHELSGGQRQRVAIARALAVEPEVILADEPTSMLDVSVRIGVLNLMRKLRDEQGISMLYITHDLASARYLADRTAVMFAGELVEEGESLDLLANPAHPYTQLLVSAVPDPARAGSYDPVRRAELRQAVMASTGCAFDGDPNQACSASEPVRHQVGDAANRHWVRCHLYRPRAGAGGHALATEPAEAVSAGTTGPATTEPLATEKTDKKASA; encoded by the coding sequence ATGAGCCACTCTGCCGTGTCCACTACGTCACTGTCCCCTGCGATCGAAGGTTCGGCGCGCCACGCCGGTGCTTCCCAAACGCCAGCCTTGGAAGTCCGCGGTCTGGGCAAGTCGTTCCCCATCGGAGGCCTGTTCTCCCGGCAGTCCGTACGCGCCCTGCACGGCGTGGACCTCACCATTGGCCGCGGTGAAATCGTGGCACTCGTGGGGGAGTCCGGTTCCGGCAAGAGCACCCTGGCCCGCTGTGTTGCCCGGCTCGAAAAGCCGAGCTCCGGCGCGATCCTGGTTGACGGCGTCGACGTCCTCAAGCGCGACCGGTTCCAAGCGTCACGTGCCTTCCGGTCACAACTGCAGATGGTCTTCCAGGATCCGTTCGGTTCCCTGAATCCGGCCCACAGGATCGAGCACTTCCTGCGGAGGTCCTTGGCCATCCACGGGAAGGGCGGTTCGGAGTCCGAGACGCAGCGCCGGCTTGAAGAACTCATGACCACCGTTGGCCTGCAGGCGGACATGCTCAACTCCTACCCGCACGAACTCTCGGGTGGGCAGCGCCAGCGCGTCGCGATCGCCCGTGCGCTCGCCGTGGAGCCGGAGGTCATCCTGGCTGACGAACCCACCTCCATGTTGGACGTGTCAGTGCGGATCGGCGTGCTGAATCTGATGCGGAAACTCCGCGACGAGCAAGGCATTTCCATGCTCTACATCACCCACGACCTCGCGTCGGCACGCTACCTGGCCGACCGCACCGCGGTGATGTTTGCCGGCGAACTCGTGGAGGAGGGGGAGTCCCTGGACCTGCTGGCCAACCCGGCCCACCCCTACACGCAACTCTTGGTGTCGGCCGTTCCGGACCCGGCACGCGCAGGTTCCTACGATCCTGTCCGCCGCGCTGAACTGCGGCAGGCCGTCATGGCTTCCACGGGCTGCGCTTTCGACGGCGACCCGAACCAGGCCTGCTCCGCTTCCGAACCTGTACGCCATCAGGTGGGCGATGCCGCAAACCGCCACTGGGTGCGCTGCCACCTCTACCGGCCGCGGGCCGGAGCGGGCGGACATGCGCTGGCTACTGAACCGGCTGAGGCTGTATCGGCTGGGACGACTGGACCCGCGACGACTGAACCCCTGGCGACCGAAAAGACTGACAAGAAGGCTTCCGCATGA
- a CDS encoding ABC transporter permease yields the protein MTTALLKQPTPTPAVRKPNRSFVHGLLTNKKAMLGMAVMFVFIALALLAPVLFPGDPSRITGMASLEPSPEHWLGTTAKGQDVLALTVHGSRSSLFVGLTVGFASTFVGILVGLASAYFGKFIDEALSLVTNVFLLLPGLPLLVILAAFLPPGLGTVILVLVVTGWAGSARVLRSQALSIRSKDFVAAAVVSGERAGRIMFREILPNMASIVMGTLLACVIYGIGAQAGLEFLGLGDVSTVSWGNNLFWAGNEGALLTGSWWVFVPSGVCIALVAFALALINYAVDEVTNPRLRKIKTPKTPATTERSAAK from the coding sequence ATGACAACCGCACTTCTGAAGCAGCCAACTCCAACCCCGGCTGTCCGCAAGCCCAACCGCAGCTTCGTCCACGGACTCCTCACCAATAAGAAGGCCATGCTGGGCATGGCCGTGATGTTCGTGTTCATCGCACTTGCGTTGCTGGCGCCCGTGCTGTTCCCTGGCGACCCGTCGCGCATCACAGGGATGGCCTCCTTGGAACCTTCCCCCGAGCACTGGCTGGGCACCACCGCCAAGGGACAGGACGTGTTGGCGCTGACCGTCCACGGCTCGCGGAGTTCCCTCTTTGTCGGGCTGACTGTGGGCTTCGCGTCCACGTTCGTCGGCATCCTGGTGGGCCTGGCTTCTGCCTACTTCGGCAAGTTCATCGACGAAGCACTCTCTTTGGTGACCAACGTCTTCCTGCTCCTTCCCGGCCTGCCGTTGCTCGTCATCCTGGCCGCCTTCCTGCCACCGGGCCTTGGCACAGTGATCCTGGTCCTCGTGGTGACGGGATGGGCCGGCTCGGCACGCGTGCTGCGCTCGCAAGCATTGTCCATCCGTTCCAAGGACTTCGTGGCCGCGGCCGTGGTGTCCGGTGAACGGGCGGGCCGGATCATGTTCCGCGAGATACTGCCGAACATGGCCTCGATCGTCATGGGCACGCTGCTGGCTTGCGTCATCTACGGCATCGGAGCCCAGGCTGGCCTGGAGTTCCTCGGCCTGGGCGACGTCAGCACGGTCTCGTGGGGCAACAACCTCTTCTGGGCCGGCAATGAAGGCGCCCTGCTGACAGGAAGCTGGTGGGTCTTTGTTCCCTCCGGTGTCTGCATCGCTTTAGTCGCCTTCGCTCTGGCACTTATCAACTACGCCGTGGACGAGGTCACGAACCCGCGGCTGCGGAAGATCAAAACACCCAAGACCCCTGCAACCACCGAAAGGAGCGCCGCCAAGTGA
- a CDS encoding glycoside hydrolase family 32 protein produces MTELTHPLATVPRDELVARAEADPLRPRFHFVSPAGWLNDPNGVSQWNGVYHLFYQYNPEGAFHHRIQWGHATSTDLVTWTDQPIALEPSAGADADGCWSGVLVNDGGTPTLVYSGRLDERELPCVAVGSDDLMTWTKIPENPVIAAPPAGVDITAYRDHCVWREGTTWRQLVGSGIRGRGGTAFLYESSDLRSWTYVGPLFIGDASKGDPADTDWTGTMWECVDLFRAGGGALGSAPLASVGAGEDPDVLVFSAWDDGETRHPLYWTGRYSGDTFEPAALHRLDYGGRFFYAPQSFEDESGRRIMFGWMQEGRSDAAMVEAGWSGVMSLPRVTTLADDGTLEFAPVPEVEKLRRNHVSVPGKVLVGGGTPIDTGVSGNQLDLELDVQLAPGAVLRLGILGSGDGAEETVIELSRSLEDKSILRLDRTRSSLDSEVDVEDKSGPVPMPDGRVRLRVLVDRSAVEIFANGKPLTARVYPTLGGERVTLTAAEGTVNLASFDAWTMADSWGGPRPLFP; encoded by the coding sequence ATGACTGAACTGACCCACCCGCTCGCCACCGTTCCGCGTGACGAGCTGGTTGCCCGCGCCGAAGCCGATCCCCTGCGGCCGCGATTCCACTTCGTTTCCCCGGCGGGCTGGCTCAACGACCCCAATGGCGTCAGCCAGTGGAACGGCGTCTACCATCTCTTCTACCAGTACAACCCGGAGGGCGCCTTCCACCACCGCATCCAGTGGGGCCACGCCACCAGCACGGACCTCGTTACATGGACGGACCAGCCAATTGCTTTGGAACCGTCGGCTGGTGCAGATGCGGACGGTTGCTGGTCAGGTGTGTTGGTGAACGACGGCGGTACGCCCACCTTGGTGTACTCGGGACGACTCGACGAGCGTGAGCTGCCGTGCGTTGCCGTGGGATCTGACGACCTCATGACGTGGACCAAAATTCCCGAAAACCCGGTGATCGCTGCCCCTCCGGCCGGCGTCGACATCACCGCCTACCGGGACCACTGCGTATGGCGCGAGGGCACCACCTGGCGGCAGCTGGTTGGCTCGGGCATTCGGGGGCGCGGTGGGACGGCGTTCCTCTACGAGTCTTCGGATCTGCGTTCGTGGACCTATGTGGGTCCTTTGTTCATTGGCGACGCATCCAAGGGCGATCCTGCAGATACCGACTGGACCGGAACCATGTGGGAATGCGTGGACCTGTTCAGGGCAGGTGGCGGTGCTCTGGGTTCTGCCCCGCTCGCTTCCGTTGGGGCGGGTGAGGATCCTGATGTGCTGGTTTTCTCTGCCTGGGACGACGGCGAGACCCGCCACCCCTTGTACTGGACCGGCCGCTACTCCGGGGACACCTTCGAACCTGCTGCCCTGCACCGGCTCGACTACGGCGGACGGTTCTTCTACGCCCCTCAATCGTTCGAGGATGAATCAGGCCGGCGCATTATGTTCGGTTGGATGCAGGAAGGCCGCAGCGATGCCGCCATGGTGGAGGCAGGGTGGTCGGGCGTGATGAGCCTGCCGCGCGTCACCACTTTGGCCGATGACGGAACGCTGGAGTTTGCGCCGGTTCCTGAGGTTGAGAAGCTCCGACGGAACCACGTAAGCGTACCGGGCAAGGTGCTCGTCGGGGGCGGTACGCCTATAGATACCGGTGTCTCAGGGAACCAGTTGGACCTTGAGCTGGACGTGCAGTTGGCACCGGGTGCGGTGCTGCGACTGGGCATCTTGGGCTCGGGGGATGGTGCTGAGGAGACGGTGATCGAACTCAGCCGCTCTCTTGAGGACAAAAGCATCCTCCGACTCGACCGCACCCGGAGCAGCCTTGACTCCGAGGTGGATGTGGAGGACAAGTCCGGCCCCGTCCCGATGCCCGACGGGCGAGTGCGCCTACGCGTCCTGGTGGACCGGTCCGCCGTCGAGATTTTCGCGAATGGCAAGCCGCTCACCGCCCGGGTTTATCCAACTCTGGGAGGCGAGCGCGTGACCCTGACAGCCGCAGAGGGCACCGTCAACCTGGCGAGCTTCGACGCCTGGACCATGGCCGATTCCTGGGGAGGCCCGCGCCCGCTCTTCCCCTAA
- a CDS encoding LacI family DNA-binding transcriptional regulator: MAKSTTPNKAAAVRQRGVTMNDVAKHAGVSRTAVSFVLSNRENASISEETRTRINDAVQALGYRPNAGARALASQRSDWYGLVTEIVTAPFAVDIIKGAQDQAWLDRRFLLIAPSDQADAVGPNKGLEDAAIEKLLEQRVEGLLYAATFHRGVHVPQSANEVPTVLINCFDADGKLPSIVPDERAGGRVAVERLLQAGHTRIGIINLDPVIPAAVGRLEGAREALAKAGLELDPELVVAGYATADGGYEAACEILDRYPEKDRPTALFCLNDRMAMGAYDAIKERGLTIPGDIAVIGFDNQELIAAYLRPKLTTVALPFQKMGALGVQTLAALTAGQPIIADQQLVDCPLLERSSV; encoded by the coding sequence ATGGCGAAAAGCACCACCCCCAACAAAGCTGCGGCTGTGCGGCAGCGGGGAGTCACCATGAATGACGTCGCCAAGCACGCCGGCGTCTCCCGGACCGCAGTCTCGTTCGTGCTGAGCAACCGCGAAAACGCCAGCATCTCCGAGGAAACCCGTACCCGTATCAACGATGCCGTGCAGGCACTGGGCTACCGCCCGAACGCCGGAGCACGGGCGCTGGCATCCCAGCGCAGTGATTGGTACGGGCTTGTCACCGAGATTGTGACGGCACCGTTCGCCGTCGACATCATCAAAGGTGCCCAGGACCAGGCCTGGCTCGACCGTCGGTTCCTGCTCATCGCGCCCTCCGACCAGGCCGATGCCGTAGGACCCAACAAAGGCTTGGAAGATGCCGCCATTGAAAAGCTGCTGGAACAACGAGTGGAAGGACTTCTCTACGCAGCCACCTTTCACCGGGGCGTGCACGTTCCGCAGAGTGCCAACGAAGTACCAACCGTCTTGATCAACTGCTTCGACGCGGACGGAAAGCTGCCCTCGATCGTCCCTGACGAGCGTGCGGGCGGCAGGGTCGCCGTCGAGCGCTTGCTTCAAGCCGGCCACACCCGGATCGGAATCATCAACCTTGACCCGGTCATTCCTGCAGCAGTCGGACGTTTGGAGGGTGCCCGCGAAGCACTCGCCAAAGCCGGGCTGGAGCTGGACCCGGAACTGGTGGTGGCCGGATATGCAACGGCCGACGGCGGCTACGAGGCCGCCTGCGAAATCCTGGACCGCTATCCGGAAAAGGACAGGCCAACCGCACTGTTCTGCCTCAACGACCGCATGGCGATGGGCGCGTACGACGCCATCAAAGAACGGGGCCTGACCATCCCCGGAGACATCGCCGTGATCGGCTTCGACAACCAGGAGTTGATTGCGGCCTATCTGAGGCCAAAACTGACCACCGTTGCCTTGCCGTTCCAAAAAATGGGAGCCCTGGGAGTCCAGACGCTCGCCGCTCTTACAGCAGGACAGCCGATCATTGCCGACCAGCAATTGGTCGACTGTCCGCTGCTAGAACGCTCTTCGGTCTGA